A region from the Achromobacter seleniivolatilans genome encodes:
- a CDS encoding ABC transporter permease subunit (The N-terminal region of this protein, as described by TIGR01726, is a three transmembrane segment that identifies a subfamily of ABC transporter permease subunits, which specificities that include histidine, arginine, glutamine, glutamate, L-cystine (sic), the opines (in Agrobacterium) octopine and nopaline, etc.), giving the protein MIATTIPFPTPGLLRRWLPTLAWTLALGGMAAILLLHIEAVQTARGIQGGFGFLFQPAGFRISESLLTVTPDDPYWMSMAAGLVNTLTVAFVAIPLATALGVGLGLMRLSSHPVASRFAAFIIAPLRNTPVLLQLFVWYGLLLRLPDLRQAWSPLPSVLLSNRGLALPALHGWLPYAAVALAALTLGWRARARFGRPALYTALAAALLAWALLPAIQIDLPVKRGLGLQGGWQPSIEFAALTIGLVIFHAAYIADIVRAAVRAVPVGLVEAGQAMGLTPFGVLRLVIAPYATRVALPPYANQCLALVKNSTLAIAIGYQELMAVINTAITQTGLALEGITLAVAVYLTLALALGGGLSAWNARNTRHGPGDTHGARLGDRPLWNATGSDVSPWRGRMLSAILTVLLAVIAWGLLDWAVLRAVWQGDPAACTNAAGACWAAVGENLPLLFFGTMTEADRGPALIACVALLAGITLTLGARRVPAKIRAALLIALLGTVVIALSGWPWGGSIIGPQRWGGLLVTLILAIAALAAAVPLAFALALLRRSGSRAGSLAAAGLIEAVRGVPLVTQLLFASFVLPMLLGGGVSKFSMALAALSLHTACLLAEVLRGALQAIPPGQMMAARALGMRPVTAYASVIWPQARRIAAPAALGVFVGAVKDTSLVSIIGVFDVLGAAKAVVAGTDWRPYHVEVYLAVALLYFAASLALTRVARRMETRGG; this is encoded by the coding sequence ATGATTGCTACGACGATCCCCTTTCCCACCCCCGGTCTGTTGCGCCGCTGGCTGCCCACGCTAGCGTGGACGCTGGCGCTGGGCGGCATGGCCGCCATCCTGCTGCTGCACATCGAAGCCGTGCAGACCGCGCGCGGCATCCAGGGCGGATTCGGCTTTTTGTTCCAGCCGGCAGGCTTCCGCATTTCAGAAAGCCTGCTTACCGTCACCCCCGACGATCCGTATTGGATGTCGATGGCGGCGGGTCTGGTCAATACGCTGACGGTGGCTTTCGTAGCAATCCCTCTTGCGACCGCGCTGGGCGTGGGTCTGGGCTTGATGCGGCTCTCGTCGCATCCTGTGGCCTCGCGCTTCGCGGCGTTCATCATCGCGCCTTTGCGCAACACGCCCGTGCTGCTGCAATTGTTTGTCTGGTATGGATTGCTGCTGCGTCTGCCAGACCTGCGCCAAGCCTGGTCGCCGCTGCCGTCTGTGCTGCTATCGAATCGCGGACTGGCTCTGCCCGCCCTGCATGGCTGGCTGCCTTACGCCGCCGTGGCGCTGGCGGCATTAACGCTGGGCTGGCGCGCCCGGGCGCGTTTTGGCCGCCCCGCCCTATACACCGCGCTCGCTGCCGCATTGCTGGCCTGGGCGCTGCTGCCCGCCATACAGATCGACCTGCCCGTCAAACGCGGCTTAGGGTTGCAAGGCGGCTGGCAACCCAGCATTGAATTCGCGGCGCTGACGATCGGACTGGTGATCTTCCACGCCGCCTACATTGCAGACATTGTGCGTGCCGCCGTGCGCGCCGTGCCCGTGGGCTTGGTAGAAGCGGGCCAGGCAATGGGCCTGACGCCCTTTGGCGTATTGCGCCTGGTCATAGCGCCCTACGCCACTCGCGTTGCGCTGCCGCCCTATGCCAACCAGTGCCTGGCGCTGGTCAAGAACAGCACGCTGGCCATTGCCATCGGCTATCAGGAATTGATGGCCGTCATCAACACCGCCATCACCCAGACCGGGCTCGCCTTGGAAGGCATCACGCTGGCAGTAGCCGTGTACCTGACGCTGGCCCTGGCGCTGGGCGGCGGCTTGTCGGCGTGGAACGCCCGCAATACCCGGCACGGCCCCGGCGACACGCACGGCGCGCGCTTGGGCGATCGCCCCTTATGGAATGCAACGGGCAGCGACGTCAGCCCATGGCGCGGCCGGATGCTATCGGCCATCTTGACCGTGCTTCTCGCGGTCATTGCCTGGGGCCTGCTGGACTGGGCCGTATTGCGTGCCGTGTGGCAAGGAGACCCAGCTGCCTGCACGAATGCTGCGGGCGCCTGCTGGGCCGCCGTGGGAGAAAACCTGCCGCTGCTTTTCTTTGGCACCATGACCGAAGCTGATCGTGGGCCGGCCCTGATCGCGTGCGTAGCGTTGCTGGCGGGCATAACGCTGACACTCGGCGCGCGGCGCGTCCCGGCAAAAATTCGCGCTGCACTATTGATCGCCTTGCTGGGAACGGTGGTTATTGCCCTGTCCGGCTGGCCTTGGGGCGGCAGCATCATCGGGCCGCAACGCTGGGGCGGACTGCTGGTGACACTGATACTGGCCATCGCGGCCCTTGCCGCCGCCGTGCCCCTGGCCTTTGCGCTGGCCCTGCTGCGCCGGTCCGGCAGCCGCGCCGGTTCCTTGGCAGCGGCAGGCCTGATTGAAGCCGTGCGCGGAGTGCCGCTAGTGACGCAGCTGCTGTTTGCGTCCTTCGTGCTGCCCATGCTGCTGGGCGGCGGCGTGTCTAAATTCAGCATGGCGCTGGCGGCTCTAAGCCTGCACACCGCGTGTCTGCTGGCCGAAGTGCTGCGCGGCGCGCTACAGGCCATACCGCCCGGCCAGATGATGGCTGCCCGGGCGTTGGGCATGCGCCCGGTGACTGCCTATGCGTCAGTGATCTGGCCGCAGGCCCGCCGCATCGCAGCCCCGGCCGCACTAGGCGTCTTCGTGGGCGCGGTCAAAGACACATCGCTGGTCAGCATCATTGGGGTCTTTGACGTGTTGGGCGCCGCCAAGGCGGTAGTGGCCGGCACCGACTGGCGGCCCTATCACGTCGAAGTCTATCTGGCCGTGGCGTTGCTGTACTTTGCTGCGAGCCTCGCACTGACACGAGTTGCGCGGCGGATGGAGACGCGCGGCGGCTAG
- a CDS encoding TonB-dependent siderophore receptor: protein MSNTRRWQGCKLAVIHLALAATPWQTQAQGAPAAVTAYAIAAGPLESVLNQYAEQAGLALSYDPAFTRDLRSPGLNGTASVDAAFGQILSGTGLSAVRTAERRYTLQRNAAQAGPVQLEAVTVTGSGVPQPSEGTDSYTTAATNTATRLNLSLRETPQSISIITRQRIDDQSLNSINAVLAQTPGISVQNMGSERFNVLSRGYAIDSYQIDGVPTIVEVGTQDVSPSLADMAIYDRVEVLRGAAGLMSGAGEPSGTLNMIRKRPTREFQGHVTAGAGSWDLYRAEADLSGPLNASGSVRGRAVAAYQQNRSFIDYYQQKRQVFYGIVEADLTDSTLLTAGVDHQRNQPRGSMGGLGVPLFFSNGKQMDLDRSTNVASRNNFFDVDATNVFMSVDQKLANDWSVKFSANRLESQRDFQTVMASVSSGFANEQTGFGMPLWIQGGDSRQVQNGLDLHIEGPYTLWGRRHDFVMGLSFTESQTLSDVYRDTSGYAARNPFNLYTWGNQAVSPNLVKNYDNDTYTRESGGYVATRLRPTDALSLIAGARISSYKWDYRQAFADPASAIYDQALLAKKDNVITPYAGIVYDIDAVHSVYASYTSIYKPQYYRDRTGAALAPRDGVNYEAGLKSEWFAGALNSSLSIFQVRQNNLAVADDGYTVPGTDNVAAYRAVPGARTNGVDMELIGEVLPGWNVAASYTYSRTEDSTGARIKTVMPEHIAKLWTTYRLPDAWNRLTVGGGVNWQSAMHYSVTPWQLKKTVTARQDAYAVVNLMARYDFSRQVSATLNVNNLFDKKYLNSLDTTFNTGYYGAPRNAMLNVRYAF, encoded by the coding sequence ATGAGCAATACGCGACGGTGGCAGGGCTGCAAACTTGCCGTGATTCATCTGGCTTTGGCGGCAACGCCGTGGCAGACGCAGGCGCAAGGCGCACCCGCTGCCGTGACGGCATACGCTATTGCGGCAGGGCCACTGGAGTCGGTGCTGAACCAATATGCAGAGCAGGCGGGTCTGGCTCTGTCCTACGACCCCGCGTTTACGCGGGACCTGCGCAGCCCCGGGTTGAACGGCACGGCGTCGGTGGACGCCGCGTTCGGGCAGATTTTGTCTGGCACCGGGTTGTCGGCCGTGCGTACTGCGGAGCGGCGCTACACCTTGCAGCGCAACGCCGCTCAGGCGGGGCCGGTGCAACTGGAAGCCGTCACGGTGACCGGGTCTGGCGTCCCCCAGCCGTCTGAGGGCACCGATTCCTACACAACCGCAGCAACCAACACGGCCACGCGCCTGAACCTGTCGCTGCGGGAAACGCCACAATCGATCAGCATCATCACGCGTCAGCGCATTGACGACCAGTCGCTCAACAGCATCAATGCCGTGCTGGCGCAGACGCCCGGAATATCAGTGCAGAACATGGGCAGCGAACGGTTCAATGTGCTGTCGCGCGGGTATGCCATCGACAGCTACCAAATCGATGGCGTGCCAACGATTGTCGAAGTGGGCACGCAGGACGTGTCGCCCAGCCTGGCTGACATGGCGATCTATGACCGCGTGGAAGTGCTGCGCGGCGCGGCTGGGCTGATGAGCGGCGCGGGCGAGCCTTCGGGCACGCTGAACATGATCCGCAAACGGCCCACGCGAGAGTTCCAGGGGCATGTGACGGCCGGAGCCGGGTCCTGGGACCTCTATCGCGCAGAGGCGGATCTTAGCGGGCCGTTGAACGCCTCGGGCAGTGTGCGTGGCCGCGCTGTGGCGGCTTATCAGCAGAATCGCAGCTTTATCGATTACTACCAGCAGAAGCGCCAGGTGTTCTACGGCATTGTGGAAGCCGACCTGACAGACAGTACGCTGCTGACAGCAGGCGTGGACCATCAGCGCAACCAGCCGCGCGGCAGCATGGGCGGCCTGGGCGTACCTTTGTTTTTCAGCAATGGCAAACAAATGGACCTGGACCGGTCCACCAACGTGGCCAGCCGCAATAACTTCTTCGACGTGGACGCCACGAATGTCTTCATGTCGGTCGACCAGAAATTGGCGAATGACTGGTCAGTGAAATTTTCGGCCAATCGCCTGGAAAGCCAACGGGATTTCCAGACGGTCATGGCCAGCGTGTCTTCGGGATTCGCGAACGAACAGACGGGTTTTGGCATGCCGCTGTGGATCCAGGGTGGCGATAGCCGGCAGGTGCAGAATGGTCTGGACCTGCATATCGAAGGCCCGTACACCTTGTGGGGGCGCCGCCATGATTTCGTCATGGGCTTGTCGTTCACGGAATCGCAGACTTTGTCGGACGTGTATCGCGACACCAGCGGCTACGCTGCCCGCAATCCCTTCAATCTGTACACGTGGGGCAATCAGGCGGTGTCGCCGAATCTGGTCAAGAACTACGACAACGACACCTATACGCGAGAAAGCGGCGGATACGTAGCGACACGCTTGCGCCCGACCGATGCGTTGTCGCTGATCGCCGGGGCGCGGATCAGCAGCTACAAATGGGACTACCGGCAGGCGTTTGCCGATCCGGCCAGCGCTATTTACGACCAGGCGCTGCTGGCCAAAAAAGACAATGTGATCACGCCCTATGCGGGCATTGTGTATGACATCGATGCCGTGCACTCCGTCTACGCGAGCTACACCAGCATCTACAAACCGCAGTACTACCGCGACCGCACCGGCGCTGCGCTGGCGCCACGGGATGGCGTGAACTATGAGGCGGGGCTGAAGAGCGAATGGTTTGCCGGCGCGCTCAACAGCAGCCTGTCCATATTCCAGGTGCGTCAGAACAACCTGGCGGTGGCCGACGACGGCTATACCGTGCCGGGCACGGATAATGTGGCGGCGTACCGGGCGGTGCCAGGCGCCCGGACCAATGGCGTCGATATGGAGCTGATCGGCGAAGTGTTGCCGGGTTGGAATGTGGCGGCGTCCTACACCTATAGCCGAACAGAGGACAGCACGGGCGCGCGCATCAAGACCGTAATGCCTGAACATATCGCCAAGCTTTGGACGACTTACCGGCTGCCGGACGCCTGGAACCGCCTGACGGTGGGCGGCGGGGTGAACTGGCAGAGCGCCATGCATTATTCGGTCACGCCGTGGCAACTGAAAAAGACAGTGACTGCCCGCCAGGACGCTTATGCGGTCGTCAATCTGATGGCGCGCTACGATTTCAGCCGGCAGGTTTCCGCCACACTCAACGTCAACAACCTCTTTGATAAAAAATACTTGAACTCATTGGACACGACGTTCAACACGGGCTATTACGGCGCGCCGCGCAATGCCATGTTGAACGTGCGCTACGCGTTCTAG